In the genome of Paenibacillus sp. FSL R5-0766, one region contains:
- a CDS encoding endospore germination permease yields MLTDKGKISVTQLAFMVFPAIFATAILSVPGITMHYAGHDMWMTPIIGSIVGLAAIGISVGLDRLYPGKTLIQSSVLIAGRIPGKLLGLIYIAFLPHLTGLIIREYGEFIVNNALPRTPLFVVMGTMVVVCAINVRLGIEVVGRTSQVFVTLLIVLLALIFILLIGELNPAELFPFMEKGPIPIITGAAAPAAWFSEYIVLAFLLPYVNEKKRITRVMLGSLVFTTTAMTVTNLFCLFLIGDLTDTFVFPVMIAARYITIADFLQHIESLIIAIWIFGIFVKISVFLYIFATSTAEWFGLRDYKPVVGPLSFLCMVFAYWVVSGGSGISSLVSASANLYTISILLILPAMIYGVAWLKKGWAHFRKNRANT; encoded by the coding sequence ATGTTAACTGACAAAGGGAAAATATCGGTGACTCAATTGGCCTTTATGGTCTTTCCCGCCATTTTCGCGACGGCTATCCTGTCTGTGCCGGGAATTACAATGCATTATGCAGGACATGACATGTGGATGACTCCAATTATAGGTTCTATCGTTGGTTTGGCTGCCATTGGTATTTCCGTTGGACTTGATCGTCTGTACCCTGGAAAAACCCTCATACAATCCAGTGTGTTGATTGCAGGTCGGATTCCGGGTAAGTTACTCGGTCTGATCTATATCGCTTTCTTACCTCACCTGACGGGCTTGATTATTCGGGAATACGGTGAATTCATTGTCAATAATGCACTTCCACGTACACCTTTGTTTGTGGTGATGGGTACGATGGTTGTTGTATGTGCGATTAATGTCAGACTCGGGATCGAAGTTGTTGGACGAACCTCTCAGGTGTTTGTCACCCTGCTGATCGTGCTGCTGGCTTTGATCTTTATATTGTTGATTGGTGAACTGAATCCTGCCGAGCTGTTTCCTTTCATGGAGAAGGGTCCAATTCCCATTATTACGGGGGCTGCTGCACCTGCTGCATGGTTTAGTGAATATATCGTGCTGGCTTTTCTGCTACCTTATGTGAATGAAAAAAAACGAATAACCCGGGTCATGCTGGGTTCCCTTGTATTTACGACAACTGCAATGACAGTTACCAATCTGTTTTGCCTGTTTTTAATTGGTGATTTGACGGATACATTTGTATTTCCTGTTATGATCGCAGCAAGATACATAACTATTGCGGACTTTCTGCAGCATATCGAATCCCTTATTATTGCCATCTGGATTTTCGGTATTTTTGTTAAAATTTCCGTCTTTCTATATATCTTTGCTACATCAACCGCAGAATGGTTTGGTTTGCGGGACTACAAACCTGTGGTTGGTCCACTTTCGTTCCTGTGCATGGTATTTGCTTATTGGGTTGTGTCCGGTGGATCCGGTATTTCCAGTTTGGTTAGCGCTTCAGCCAACTTGTATACGATCAGCATTTTATTAATCCTTCCGGCTATGATCTACGGTGTCGCATGGCTGAAGAAAGGGTGGGCACATTTTCGGAAGAATCGAGCGAACACCTGA
- a CDS encoding alpha/beta fold hydrolase, translating to MSMILALSITGIGSSSKASAATARTPIVLVHGLTGSDSNFTAIESYLRSQGWTRDELFAIDLPSKQGNQLLNSAAISRFVDDVLRETGHTKVNIIAHSMGGANSLYYILNRGGASKVDKLITLGGANRLTTSTAPSGIKVTSIYSTSDTIVSPALSRLNGANNVSVSLVSHIGLLFNSRVNALIKTALNE from the coding sequence ATGAGTATGATCCTTGCCTTATCAATAACTGGAATAGGATCGAGTTCAAAGGCCTCTGCAGCTACGGCACGTACACCCATTGTATTGGTACATGGATTGACCGGTTCAGATAGCAATTTTACAGCAATTGAGAGTTATTTGCGTAGCCAAGGGTGGACAAGAGATGAATTATTCGCAATTGACCTTCCTAGCAAACAAGGAAACCAGCTGTTGAACTCCGCAGCAATTAGTCGATTCGTAGATGATGTTCTGCGCGAAACGGGTCATACAAAAGTCAATATTATAGCTCATAGCATGGGTGGAGCTAATAGTCTCTATTACATACTTAACCGTGGAGGCGCTTCCAAAGTGGATAAGTTGATTACCCTTGGCGGGGCTAATCGATTGACCACAAGTACAGCTCCGAGTGGAATAAAGGTGACTTCGATCTATTCTACAAGTGACACGATTGTGTCCCCGGCACTTTCCCGGTTGAACGGGGCGAACAACGTTTCGGTTTCCCTCGTATCCCATATCGGTCTGCTGTTTAACTCGCGGGTGAATGCCCTGATCAAAACTGCGTTGAATGAGTAG
- a CDS encoding stalk domain-containing protein, which produces MLIKRAGKIAAVTVIALSILGSTPNIGGAYAAPAISVHLDDVPLKFDAAPRVDKGVTYVPFRTVGEALGIDITWNSKSQTVKATNTVKGQTTEVLLQVGSTTATLNGKKVTLAAAPVQREGRVLIPLSSFSNQFGVSASWNQATKTVSLVSPQREMHLRAFYALQSFQEKDLITSMNSVAFGWSRIDREGQFTLHGDEYRLPAAAGDITPQSIVADASDQQIQPQLMVYALDGNGELTKVLSDSSLRQKSIEGITAAVAEHGFGGVILDFEGLGFKLDAVEQQKLLNAYVKQLKSSLPQDTALSLAVPPLNSAYKGYDYKTLASIADDLIIMAYQYNPVGTKSQAPEPNSLVDQAIQLAIQAGVPKNKLLLGISLSSETPSSVDDKLGLSKRYNLKGAAFWRLGLFRSYNTKMEDAVNASVIKE; this is translated from the coding sequence ATGCTTATTAAACGTGCAGGAAAAATCGCCGCGGTTACTGTAATTGCTCTCTCTATCCTTGGAAGTACTCCCAATATCGGTGGAGCCTATGCTGCCCCGGCCATTTCAGTACACTTGGATGATGTTCCCCTGAAGTTTGATGCAGCTCCACGAGTTGATAAAGGTGTCACTTACGTTCCGTTTCGGACGGTCGGGGAAGCTTTAGGTATTGATATTACCTGGAACAGCAAATCACAGACTGTAAAAGCAACGAACACTGTGAAAGGACAAACTACTGAGGTACTATTACAAGTTGGTAGCACTACAGCGACCTTAAATGGAAAAAAAGTTACACTTGCTGCAGCACCCGTTCAGCGCGAAGGACGCGTACTTATTCCACTCAGTTCTTTTAGTAATCAATTCGGTGTAAGTGCAAGCTGGAATCAGGCAACCAAGACGGTCTCCCTTGTTTCCCCACAACGCGAGATGCACCTGAGAGCCTTCTATGCATTGCAATCCTTTCAAGAAAAGGACCTTATTACTTCCATGAATTCCGTGGCCTTTGGCTGGAGCCGCATTGATCGTGAAGGTCAGTTCACGCTCCATGGGGATGAGTATCGTCTCCCTGCTGCTGCAGGTGATATTACACCGCAGTCTATCGTTGCTGACGCATCAGATCAACAGATCCAACCACAGCTCATGGTGTATGCATTGGATGGAAACGGCGAACTAACCAAAGTTCTGAGCGACAGCAGTCTGCGGCAGAAATCGATTGAAGGTATAACTGCTGCTGTAGCAGAGCATGGTTTTGGCGGAGTTATTCTGGATTTTGAAGGACTGGGCTTTAAACTGGATGCGGTAGAACAACAGAAGCTGCTCAATGCTTACGTGAAACAATTAAAGAGTTCCTTGCCCCAGGACACAGCTTTATCTCTGGCGGTACCGCCGCTAAATAGTGCATATAAAGGTTATGATTACAAAACACTTGCCTCTATTGCAGATGATCTTATCATTATGGCCTATCAGTATAATCCGGTTGGCACCAAATCTCAGGCACCTGAGCCAAATAGTCTTGTGGATCAGGCGATCCAATTAGCCATACAGGCCGGTGTCCCAAAGAACAAACTTCTGCTTGGTATCAGTCTGAGCAGTGAAACGCCGTCCTCTGTTGATGATAAGCTCGGTCTCTCCAAACGTTATAACCTCAAAGGAGCCGCGTTCTGGCGTCTGGGTCTGTTCCGTTCCTACAATACAAAGATGGAAGATGCCGTGAACGCTTCTGTGATTAAAGAGTAA
- a CDS encoding Ger(x)C family spore germination protein: MPILCCVLLSGCWDRIEINDLAIVLATGIDYEDGKVQLTSQIFIPRKASAGDSSGSGGSPSGVTMIRTAEGSTIAEALNRLQRKVPRNMFWGHCEVIIISEQAGKRGIREYIDFFLRYPQFREHAYVFSSEKASKDILALLDPLERSSAESLREMANLKLGTRVTALELAKSIEGPSSSAILSRMLILPPEPDQDKLTTTPYVKGLSMYKKDRYVKTIKEPLSVGVLLLAKELNNIIMPVEIKPLKGSFSIRLIENKTSLKPRIVNQQWSMKVDIQTRGEVVLNTTDANLTDPAVLTKLEQEWSAKLTSLAHDALVMSQKELHSDFFKFAVEFRRYYPHQWKAQEKNWETIYPELDVEVKVDAHVERTGKSTGPQGIPDEDES; this comes from the coding sequence ATGCCAATATTGTGTTGTGTGCTTTTAAGTGGATGCTGGGATCGTATCGAGATTAACGATTTGGCTATCGTGCTGGCTACAGGGATAGATTATGAAGATGGTAAAGTACAATTGACTTCACAGATTTTCATTCCGCGGAAGGCGAGTGCAGGAGATAGCAGTGGGAGTGGAGGCAGTCCAAGCGGGGTTACAATGATTCGAACAGCGGAAGGAAGTACAATTGCCGAGGCATTGAATCGGTTACAACGTAAAGTTCCCCGGAATATGTTCTGGGGCCACTGCGAAGTTATCATCATTAGTGAGCAAGCCGGCAAACGCGGTATCCGCGAGTATATCGATTTTTTCCTGCGTTACCCTCAGTTCAGGGAGCATGCATATGTTTTTTCCAGCGAAAAGGCTTCGAAAGATATCCTTGCATTGCTTGATCCACTGGAGCGAAGTTCTGCTGAATCGCTGCGTGAGATGGCCAATCTGAAGTTAGGTACACGTGTTACTGCCCTTGAACTGGCTAAATCTATTGAAGGTCCGAGCAGTTCCGCCATTTTGTCTCGCATGTTAATCTTACCTCCGGAGCCCGATCAGGATAAACTGACAACTACGCCATATGTGAAAGGTCTGAGTATGTATAAGAAGGATCGTTATGTCAAGACGATCAAAGAACCACTAAGCGTAGGTGTATTACTACTTGCAAAAGAACTGAACAACATTATTATGCCTGTTGAGATTAAGCCGTTAAAGGGTTCTTTCTCGATAAGACTCATTGAAAATAAAACCTCCTTGAAACCGCGAATTGTAAACCAACAGTGGAGTATGAAGGTCGACATCCAAACCAGGGGAGAAGTGGTGTTAAATACGACAGATGCCAATCTGACGGATCCCGCAGTATTAACAAAACTGGAACAGGAATGGTCGGCTAAGCTCACATCTTTGGCTCATGATGCTTTAGTCATGTCCCAGAAAGAGCTGCACTCCGATTTCTTCAAATTCGCAGTTGAATTCCGCAGATATTATCCGCATCAATGGAAGGCGCAGGAGAAGAACTGGGAAACCATCTATCCTGAATTGGACGTGGAAGTCAAAGTAGATGCACACGTAGAACGTACCGGAAAATCAACAGGACCACAGGGGATACCTGATGAGGACGAAAGTTGA
- a CDS encoding AraC family transcriptional regulator, with protein MQPQPNDRIKVHPGFWAGLHQLGIGADDIARTAQLSLEIINKPVVTQSQYFAIWQAYSDLNGDTAEGIIKLATGYEISKYPPPVLAMYHARDYRDALNRMVRYKQMCPPESLQITEAGEEWFIELGWLHKEQPGPPLLVGITLAFLIELGRRGTGQPLIAKRVEFSQPMGDVATLESYFGCRVDTNSNYNRLTLERKDLSLPFLSYNEELLEILTPALDRSLDEQESNRSVTEVVKWIMKRSLIGKRPDIQTVAKELRMSDRTLQRRLTEENTNFKQLLTEARREQAREYLADPSLDIKEVAFLVGYEDQNSFYRAFRNWEGDTPSNWRVRQ; from the coding sequence ATGCAACCTCAACCGAATGATCGGATTAAAGTTCATCCAGGCTTTTGGGCTGGATTACATCAATTAGGGATTGGTGCTGATGACATCGCTCGTACAGCACAACTATCTCTTGAGATAATAAATAAACCTGTAGTGACCCAATCTCAATACTTCGCAATCTGGCAGGCCTACTCTGATCTCAATGGGGACACCGCCGAGGGCATCATCAAACTTGCAACCGGATATGAAATATCGAAGTATCCTCCGCCTGTTCTGGCGATGTACCATGCTCGTGATTATCGTGATGCGTTAAATCGCATGGTGCGTTACAAGCAAATGTGTCCTCCCGAGAGTTTGCAGATTACCGAAGCAGGGGAGGAATGGTTCATTGAACTAGGATGGTTACATAAGGAGCAACCAGGTCCGCCATTACTGGTCGGTATTACGCTGGCATTTCTGATCGAACTTGGACGGAGGGGCACAGGACAGCCTTTGATTGCAAAACGGGTTGAGTTCTCCCAACCGATGGGTGATGTAGCCACCCTTGAGTCTTACTTCGGCTGCCGAGTCGATACGAATTCCAACTATAATCGGCTGACGCTAGAACGGAAAGATCTGAGTCTTCCATTTCTATCGTATAACGAGGAGTTACTTGAGATTCTGACCCCGGCTCTGGATCGGTCGCTGGACGAACAAGAGAGCAATCGTTCCGTTACTGAAGTGGTCAAATGGATTATGAAACGCAGCCTCATAGGAAAGCGCCCTGATATCCAGACAGTAGCCAAAGAGCTTCGCATGAGTGATCGTACTTTGCAGCGGCGACTGACGGAGGAGAACACAAACTTCAAGCAATTATTAACCGAGGCCAGACGTGAGCAGGCCCGAGAGTACCTTGCAGATCCTTCGCTTGATATCAAAGAAGTGGCATTTCTGGTTGGATATGAAGACCAGAATTCGTTCTATCGTGCGTTCCGAAATTGGGAAGGGGATACACCTTCCAATTGGCGTGTCAGGCAATAA
- a CDS encoding SDR family NAD(P)-dependent oxidoreductase: MDMGLKEKTALVTGSTKGIGKAIAFELAREGVHVLINGRNDEEVEQTVREIKSTFPETSPQKATADLVDLPQRQAIFEKFPEVDILINNMGIYEIMSYEDINDEVWEKYFRTNVLAANGLSQFYLPKMVKNNDGRIIFIASEEALMPSGQMPQYCMTKSMLLSLSKSLSKLTAGTEVTINTILPGPTLSENVQKIIEGIYPDETLTFEEKEKDFMKSNLPQSELQRFIKPSEIGRVAAFVCSPYASAFRGSPIRMDGGMVPTIF; this comes from the coding sequence ATGGATATGGGACTAAAAGAGAAAACAGCCTTAGTTACAGGATCAACAAAAGGAATCGGTAAAGCAATAGCTTTTGAGCTCGCTCGAGAAGGTGTTCATGTTCTGATTAATGGACGTAATGATGAAGAGGTAGAACAAACCGTTCGTGAAATCAAGTCCACTTTTCCGGAGACCTCTCCGCAAAAGGCTACCGCTGATCTTGTGGATCTGCCGCAACGCCAAGCTATATTCGAGAAATTTCCTGAAGTTGATATATTAATCAATAACATGGGGATATATGAAATCATGAGTTATGAAGACATAAATGATGAAGTGTGGGAGAAATATTTCCGTACTAATGTACTTGCTGCCAATGGCTTATCCCAATTTTATTTACCTAAAATGGTGAAGAACAATGACGGGCGTATTATTTTCATCGCAAGTGAAGAAGCCCTTATGCCTTCAGGCCAGATGCCACAATATTGCATGACCAAGTCAATGCTGCTGTCATTATCCAAAAGTTTGTCCAAACTGACAGCAGGGACCGAGGTTACGATCAATACGATCCTGCCAGGTCCAACACTGTCCGAAAACGTACAAAAAATCATTGAGGGCATATATCCTGATGAGACGTTGACTTTCGAGGAAAAAGAGAAAGATTTTATGAAGAGTAATCTGCCACAGTCCGAATTACAGCGATTCATCAAGCCAAGTGAAATAGGCAGAGTCGCTGCATTTGTATGCAGCCCATATGCTTCAGCCTTCAGAGGCTCTCCCATCCGGATGGACGGGGGCATGGTTCCCACCATATTTTAA
- a CDS encoding GAF domain-containing protein, with amino-acid sequence MLKTEFIDVLSIVSHKLYDSAANVMDTASRLIPANTFCIAQLDHLSTKVLNVYNRDKLILGEGLVVDNAESYCALVTEHSQGPLVINNNLTHPLTRHMDATEFVGGCSFVGVPIHNENGEIYGSLCSFDQDFYSYQQKDVDLLLALSSFFTSLLEMETTLQQLKQAEETAAKVLEEKKNLLAVLSHEIRTPMNGVLAMANLLQSTRLSEDQSLYVNVIESSGASLLSMMDQILDYSKAEAGAISLEIKPYSVTETVEHVLQLFSSEAQKKGIRLYAEYNITDHLMLMGDQHKVRQILINLVGNALKFTEKGEVCISTEVSADTKGTLHASYEIKDTGIGIPQDRQDLLFKSYSQIHGNSGKYGGAGLGLSICKQLAELMGGVVWLKESSPMGSRFVFNISSAAPNVHTNI; translated from the coding sequence ATGTTGAAAACAGAATTCATTGATGTACTATCCATTGTCTCACATAAATTATATGATTCGGCTGCTAACGTTATGGACACGGCAAGCAGGTTAATTCCTGCAAATACGTTTTGTATTGCCCAGTTGGATCATCTATCCACCAAAGTTCTGAACGTATATAATCGTGACAAACTAATTCTGGGTGAGGGGCTGGTCGTTGATAACGCCGAGTCATACTGTGCGCTTGTGACTGAACATTCCCAAGGCCCATTAGTCATCAATAATAATCTAACCCATCCATTAACCAGACATATGGACGCAACCGAATTCGTAGGTGGATGCTCATTTGTCGGTGTGCCCATACATAATGAGAACGGAGAAATTTACGGCTCCCTTTGCTCATTTGATCAGGATTTCTATTCCTATCAACAAAAGGACGTGGATCTTCTTCTGGCCTTGTCTTCCTTTTTCACGAGTCTTCTTGAGATGGAAACAACTCTGCAACAGTTAAAACAGGCGGAAGAGACTGCTGCAAAAGTACTTGAAGAAAAGAAAAATTTGCTGGCCGTTCTCAGCCACGAAATCCGAACACCAATGAATGGTGTTCTTGCAATGGCCAATCTGTTGCAATCGACCAGGCTGAGTGAGGATCAATCGTTATATGTTAATGTCATTGAGTCAAGTGGCGCCAGCCTTTTGTCGATGATGGATCAAATTCTGGACTACTCCAAAGCAGAAGCGGGTGCGATCTCTCTGGAGATCAAGCCCTATAGTGTCACTGAAACAGTTGAACATGTGTTACAATTATTCTCTTCTGAAGCACAGAAAAAAGGAATTAGGTTGTACGCAGAATATAATATTACTGATCATCTGATGCTTATGGGTGATCAGCACAAAGTTCGTCAGATTCTAATCAATCTCGTTGGGAATGCGCTTAAATTCACTGAAAAAGGGGAAGTATGCATCTCTACTGAGGTATCTGCTGACACAAAAGGTACTCTCCATGCATCCTACGAAATAAAGGATACGGGCATCGGCATCCCGCAGGATCGTCAGGATCTGTTGTTCAAATCCTATTCCCAGATTCATGGTAATTCAGGAAAATATGGCGGAGCGGGGCTGGGCTTGTCCATCTGTAAACAACTCGCTGAATTAATGGGTGGCGTTGTATGGCTTAAAGAGTCCAGTCCTATGGGCAGTCGGTTTGTCTTTAATATCTCCAGCGCTGCACCCAACGTCCATACGAATATCTGA